In the genome of Aureimonas sp. OT7, one region contains:
- a CDS encoding helix-turn-helix transcriptional regulator: MSVQYITTPAGETLAVLPKSEYEALIERLEDIVDSAAAADTLARINAGEEELIPAAVVKRIVDGENKVRVWREHRGMSVTALAKASGLSQAYVSQIESGARAARPDKRAAIAEALNLAIDDLF; encoded by the coding sequence ATGTCCGTCCAGTATATCACGACCCCGGCCGGCGAGACGCTCGCCGTGCTACCCAAGTCCGAGTACGAGGCCCTTATCGAACGCCTGGAAGATATCGTCGACTCCGCTGCCGCCGCCGACACCCTCGCAAGGATCAATGCAGGCGAAGAAGAATTAATCCCGGCTGCCGTGGTCAAGCGCATCGTCGATGGCGAAAACAAGGTGCGCGTATGGCGCGAGCACCGTGGCATGAGCGTCACGGCGCTGGCGAAGGCAAGCGGCCTGTCGCAAGCCTATGTGAGCCAGATCGAAAGCGGTGCGCGGGCTGCCCGCCCGGATAAACGGGCCGCAATCGCCGAAGCGCTCAACTTGGCCATCGACGACCTGTTCTAA
- a CDS encoding type II toxin-antitoxin system mRNA interferase toxin, RelE/StbE family, producing MKAISYTTRALRSLSRMPRNVATRIQAKVEQFAADPASLANNVKALKGEISGTYRLRVGDYRVIFNEHGVVLVVLKVGHRRDIYE from the coding sequence ATGAAAGCGATCAGCTACACCACGCGAGCGCTCCGGTCCCTGTCGAGAATGCCCCGCAACGTTGCGACCCGCATTCAAGCGAAGGTTGAGCAATTCGCGGCTGACCCGGCATCACTCGCGAACAACGTGAAGGCGCTCAAGGGCGAGATATCGGGTACGTACCGCCTTCGTGTTGGTGACTATCGGGTGATCTTCAACGAGCATGGCGTCGTCCTTGTCGTCCTCAAGGTCGGCCACCGTCGCGACATTTACGAATGA
- a CDS encoding DoxX family protein → MLGAVLGWIIAAFFIANGLVNLYGPETMRTAFFRWGFPRWFHLVNGAIQILIGVLILLPASRMVGLSLGVALSAAILIVLFRQRELRHALPCLTLLASLLVAAWEQSLR, encoded by the coding sequence ATGCTGGGAGCCGTGCTCGGATGGATCATCGCGGCCTTCTTCATCGCCAATGGGCTGGTGAACCTGTACGGGCCGGAAACCATGCGTACAGCTTTCTTCCGCTGGGGTTTTCCGCGCTGGTTCCACCTCGTCAACGGGGCGATCCAGATCCTGATCGGGGTTCTGATCCTGCTGCCGGCCAGCCGCATGGTCGGGCTGAGCCTTGGTGTTGCCCTGTCCGCAGCCATATTGATCGTGTTGTTCCGGCAGCGTGAACTGCGTCATGCGCTGCCCTGCCTGACGCTGCTGGCTTCGCTGCTCGTCGCTGCATGGGAGCAGAGCCTCAGGTAG
- a CDS encoding MBL fold metallo-hydrolase — MAAVGAVAGTTGLATRKAQAANRYYDGPVSDHFDGTRFFNPGGEEPSGFGNFLRWKLNGERARWPDRWPSEPQFSTPVNRLPEGAMRVTLIGHAAYLIQMAGLNILTDPVYSDRASPVTFAGPKRVNPPGIRFEELPPIDLVLLTHNHYDHMDLDTLGRLKATHDPLVATPLGNDAIIRRHVPDMRITAMDWGQSFAFGPVTVHCEPAHHWSARGIGDRRMALWSAFAITHPAGNLYHIGDTGFHSGINYRDAARKFAAFRLACLPIGAYEPRWFMRAQHQNPNDAVEGFRLCNAGFAAGHHWGTFQLTDEAIDAPPAALEAAMLKAGLDSTRFRALWPGAVWDIPPATA; from the coding sequence ATGGCGGCGGTCGGGGCCGTGGCAGGAACCACTGGCCTGGCGACGCGCAAGGCACAGGCGGCCAACCGTTATTACGATGGCCCCGTTTCGGACCATTTCGACGGCACCCGTTTTTTCAATCCTGGCGGCGAGGAGCCAAGCGGCTTCGGCAACTTCCTGCGCTGGAAGCTGAATGGAGAGCGCGCGCGCTGGCCGGATCGGTGGCCTTCGGAACCGCAGTTCTCCACGCCGGTGAACCGATTGCCCGAAGGCGCGATGCGGGTGACGCTGATCGGCCACGCCGCCTACCTCATTCAGATGGCCGGGCTGAATATCCTGACCGACCCTGTCTATTCGGACCGCGCATCGCCCGTCACCTTCGCCGGGCCCAAGCGTGTAAACCCTCCCGGCATCCGCTTCGAGGAACTGCCGCCCATAGACCTCGTGCTGCTGACACATAACCACTACGACCATATGGACCTGGATACGCTCGGAAGGTTGAAAGCCACGCACGACCCGCTGGTGGCGACGCCTTTGGGCAACGACGCGATCATACGCCGCCATGTTCCCGACATGCGGATCACCGCCATGGACTGGGGGCAATCTTTTGCGTTCGGGCCGGTAACGGTGCATTGCGAGCCGGCGCATCACTGGTCGGCGCGGGGCATTGGCGACAGGCGCATGGCGCTCTGGAGCGCCTTCGCGATCACCCATCCGGCCGGCAATCTGTATCATATCGGCGATACCGGCTTCCATTCCGGCATCAACTACCGCGACGCCGCGCGCAAGTTCGCGGCGTTTCGCCTTGCCTGCCTGCCCATCGGCGCCTACGAGCCGCGCTGGTTCATGCGGGCGCAGCACCAGAACCCCAATGACGCGGTCGAGGGCTTCCGGCTTTGCAACGCCGGCTTTGCGGCCGGCCACCATTGGGGCACGTTCCAGTTGACGGACGAGGCGATCGACGCGCCGCCCGCTGCGCTGGAGGCGGCCATGCTCAAGGCCGGGCTGGATTCGACGCGGTTCCGGGCCTTGTGGCCGGGCGCCGTCTGGGACATCCCGCCCGCAACCGCCTGA